A stretch of Lentibacillus sp. JNUCC-1 DNA encodes these proteins:
- a CDS encoding HU family DNA-binding protein translates to MNKTDLVNAVAEQSDLSKKDAAKAVDAVFDSVMDSLKKGEKVQLIGFGNFEVRERSARKGRNPQTGEEIEIPASKVPAFKPGKALKDAVK, encoded by the coding sequence ATGAACAAAACAGATCTTGTTAATGCAGTAGCTGAGCAAAGCGACCTGTCAAAAAAGGATGCTGCGAAAGCGGTTGACGCTGTTTTCGATTCTGTCATGGATTCACTTAAAAAAGGTGAAAAAGTACAGCTGATCGGCTTCGGTAACTTCGAAGTACGTGAGCGTTCTGCTCGTAAAGGCCGTAACCCACAGACAGGCGAAGAAATTGAAATTCCAGCAAGTAAAGTTCCTGCTTTCAAACCAGGAAAAGCCCTAAAAGACGCTGTTAAATAA